The sequence AGGATTTAGCAGGGTATGCTGAATTACTGCTTCAGAGCTCCAGTGTCCCAGGTTTagtcctgagctcaggttactatCTACATCTGTTGCGTTTCTGTGCATGATCTCTATGTGTTCGTTTCCtttgggttctccggtttcctctcacTTGACAAGAACATGTCCGTAGGTTGTTTGGTGATTCTAAATTTCCTcgggtgtgaatgtgtgtgcacgaTGCCCTGTGATAGATGCTTCCCAGTTGGAACCGGCTCAAATCCACTAGGTTCCTGACCAGCATAAAGTGTAAAGTATTcagggtttattttttattgaatgCTAAATATCTGTGTATTGTAGCTATTTGTTTACTCATTTTTCCATCATCATGTGACTTAACTTGTTGTTTGCCTTTAGGTGTTTGTTCATTAGGATACCGAGATCTTCCATCACCAACAGAAAAGTCCAAAAAGCAAAAGTGTTAAATCTGTCAAGTGTCATATTTTTCATATCATTCTTTTGATAGGAATGGGATCAGAGTATCTCCGAGCAGGAATGCTGGGATTTGGAAACAGCCCAGTGAGAAAATCATTCAGTAAGACAAgacttttgtttacattttgtgatTCATGTTCCACATCGCTCTCTTGTTTTCATTCTAGTTTCAACAACATTGTCTGCATCTTCTCCATAAGGTTCTGTGGGTATTTTGGATAAGATTCAGAAGGCTGCAGAGGTGGTGGCAAGCGCTGTTCTTCCACCAACAGAGCACCCTGGGATTCGGCTCCACGATAATCACTATCGGGCTGTAGTAGCGCCCTCTGCTGTTGTGGAGGTTGCAGTGCCCGCCTGTGCTTACAGTGTCCCTTCACACAGTTGCAAAGGtacacaaataaatgattttgcTCTGTGGCTGGGGTTTGCAACTAAATGTTGTAAAGGTCCTGCTATGTAAAAGGGTCATGCATGCAGTGTTTTGACCACTGAAATACTAAGAGTGTCTCCATCCGGACTGTGGTCCACCAGTTAATGACACACTAATATAAAACCCTGATCAATGGAAATGgcactttataaaaaaaaaatccaaatattGTAACTGTATTGCATATATTACAATTTGgagaatattaattaatatgaGAGAGAGTTATGAGTTAAAGGATGTCTGTTTATAGCTTGTATATGCACTGGTCAATAATCTGACTTTGTATACAGAGTGCCGCAAAACGTACTCGATCATAGCACAGTGTTATACCTTCTGTCATGAAAGTGTGCTTATGCATGTGACCTGCATGTTCTTTAGTATTGACTCTCCTGGCAGATTATTTCCTATGAATTTTGGAACAAGTCAGTATAATTAATGATGTTAACTGCATTAGTTATTgcattaataatgttttatttcctgtctcagtctctcacaGGTGCCCTGGCCGGGCAAGTGGCGGTTGGGAGGAAACGGGCAGTGGCCACAGCTCTTCTCACAACTCGTCTTTGGAGAATGAGCCAGTCGTTCACACATCAGTAAGGGGAAGCAGCAAGTCAACAGACACTGGCAGCCACTCAGGGggcagtggagagagtggagaCAACGTATCAGAACGGTAAAGGGTCAGATCACTGTACAGCCCAGGAGCAAAAAAATTAGCTGTAAATATGAGCTTATAAATGGGGCTTACAGTTTAATAGCAGTGTATGAAGGCTTAATGAGGGTCGCAAGAGAGATTGGGTTATGCAAGAGAGATTGGGTTCATTGACACTGATTCATCAGGAGCTAAAAATGGCAATTTCCAGGTAAAAGGCAGTCATTTAAATCAgtacattttgtaatatttgtgcaCATTTGGTCTCCGTTGTGCTTCAGGATCAGCAAATTGGGGAAAACTATGATGTAACCTTTCCATGTACAGTCAGTCACTATGGGGAATGTCTAGGGCTGGGCGATTTGGCCTAAAAATCAAAATCTCGATTAATTGAACATTTTAACTCGATTACGATTAGTTGaacgattattttatttttattttttttgccctcATAGTTCACTGACAAGTTTTGCTTAGTAAATATGCTCACATATTACAAGTGAGAGATTTTTGAATGAAGGGTGCATTActtgcattttaaaataattgaaggAAACACACTATCTACTATCtatgattatttattgaacATCAATGTTGAACAACTGAAATTAAAGCACACATTGCCTAAAACGAACAGtcactttgtttttataaaaaaaagtaaaaataaataacttgcacttttggaaacaaaatacattattttcatGTCGAGCATGGAGAGCTTAAACACTCAGACAACTGAGCAACAAGAGCAGCTTGTACCAAAGAAAAACGCAGTCTCCGTCGTTTGGACACATTTTGGCTTCAGTAAGGATGACAAAATGAAAGTCGGATGTAGACACTGTAGAAAAACAGTTTCGACGCCCAAAGGTAACACCACCAATTTGCCATATCCATCGACATGTCGGCGGAATAACATAACGTAACGGAGCAGGGTCACGTGACTCCACACGCGGTAGTGTTTTTAATGGGAAAGTAATTGAAATAATCGACCTGGAAAAATTTGATCGATTATAGGTTCTGAATGTCGATTTCGATTACTTTTCGATTAATTGCCCAGCCCTAGGAATGTCTCTACTTGCCTGTCCATCATGGTGCCATGATTCAGAGAGTGAACATGTCGTCATTCAGACACGTTGGATGATTTATAACGGATGGATTTTAGGCTTCCGTCAAAATGAACCTTAATCTGTATCTTACCATTTAAGGAGAACAAACCCATCACTTACAGATTCATGTAAATCTccggtcttttttttttaaaatctttatttgcTGCAGCTTCACTTTCAGGTGTTTTTTAGTCTGAGATGTTCTTCATGTCACTCTGCTTGAGAGGTGCTTGGTTCTGGCTCTTCTTTCTCAGTGTGGAGGCTGTACATTTGGGTGACTGTGGCCAGGAGATGGCGCTGATCAGTAGACTGACGAATGGATCTACGATCTTCCTGTCCAGAAACGAGAGCCAGCGTTTCGTCAAAGAGTGAGTGGCGATGTTTTAAAATGCTTCAGAGACAAAAGATTTTGCCGTGTGGAGAAAAGAACTTAAAATTGACCGAATGGATTTCTAAGGGTTGATGTTGGATCAGTAAACATTTAATCTTGAGTCAGATGTTCTTGGGAAATGATCTGTAAAAATCTGTAGAATTCATTCCTTAATCAGCAGTATCTGTATAAATCAGTGtttggttctctctctctctctctctctcacacacacacacacacccacccccaggTGCTCCACCTTAAACTGTGAGGTTGTGGTAGAACTTCTGTGTAACAAACTACAGGATCCGTCCCAGACCATCCAAATGGTattgtttaatttaatctatTACCTCTAGTAAGTAAATGTCCAATTTAAACATCCAGCCCATTACTGATGTGCTCGGTGTCACTGTTCACATCGGTTTTTGCTCGAAGAAATGAACAATATCATCTCTTATCTAACACAGTCGTCATTGCATCCTTCTTTTTCTAGAGGGCGCTGTGTGGTCTGGCTTGTCTGATGTGCACAGATCTGCTTTCTTTAGAGCAGATCTTCAGTGTTACACATGAACGTCTCAATCAGTTGAGTAAGGGGACGGCAGGACCCGTGACGAACAAGGCAACCAAGGTAAGGAATAGGAGGGAAGTATAAAGCCAGAGCATTGTGTTCAAAAACAATcagttatttaataaataagtgCTACAAAGCTttgatgctttatttttttttgtctgtttagctTCTTAGGCAGTTTGAAGCTCTATTGGGTTCTTCCTCGGAAGTAACCAAGCGTGACGTCGCCGCGTGTTCCGAATCATCCACTTCTCCACATTCAGATCAGCCTTTAAATCCATCCTTCACTAGTCCTTTTCTCTCAACACCACTGAATGCTGCGGTCAAGAAACTTTCATCTAGAAGTGATTCACAGGCTCTCTCTGCTGGACAAGAAGACCAGGAGGGCGTTTCTACTGACTCGGAGAGCATCCGAAAAGAGCGGATTGTTCTAGAAAGTGAAGACAGAACCACAGACCCTCGTCAGAGCTCCGAGTCGTGTGTAAACCATCCCAGACTGTCACTGTTTAGTGGCATGGAGCTGATCAACAGAGGGAAACCAGTGTGTCTGGTTGAGCCTGTTCTTGTAGAAACAGATACCCAGACCAGAGATGACATCACCATGGTTATGGAGAAGAGCTCAGAAAGAACAGCAGAGCCGTCATCACCCTCTAGTGCTGCACAAATGTCTGCGTTCTCCTTCCTCAACCTGTGACCTGGTGATGGCTGTCATGTTGCTGTTCTTGTAGATGactttctgttgttaaatttaaatattttgggTCGAACCAGTCATCGTATGAGAAAATCGTCTAGAACGGAATAATATCTGTGAATATTTAAGCATACACCAGAtacaggaaggaaaaaaaagaaaaaagataccATTTAACAAATCATCCAGTCTGACACGGTCATATTTGGGAGTAAAGTGACCTCTACATCAGGGCAGTTTATAGATTTATATGGTTACTTAAAAGGACACACAAGTTTGTCCTATTAGGTTGCAAGTCCAGATGCTGCTAGTGGCTTATAATAAATGGACTGGGAAGGATTTTGGGGTAGAAGGTTGCTGGCGAACTGAGCAGCAACAGATGAGATACAGTGTAATAATAACGGAGACAATTTGTCATCATGTGAGgtgtaataaaatgaatcaaGCCAACGCTGCCTCCTCTAAAGGAGAAAGAAGCTTCCTGTTTATCTCCAGGCTTCACAAGCTTATATGCTAACATTCTATGCTGACTCTGAGGAAATCACAGCAGCAATTGACGTCTATCAAACAAAAACGCAGTTCAGCTCCGGAGCGATggctggctttttttttttttttttccaccctttATGATCACCTCATCGAAATCTTGAAAAGCGagtgttaatgtttacttaaCCAGGCTTCATGGTTCACACGAAACGcttattcgtttttttttgttaaaaatccTTTAGTGTTGAAATCTGAAGGCACATAATAATGAGGCAATGTTTGCTTTTGCACTGCTGAAAATCTCAAGTATCAAGACACCACTGTATCGGATTTGAAGTCTGTGTATCTTTATGTTGTTACTAAATGTTCAGTAGTTTTAACTGAGAAAATGGCCAAACAGTGTCAGTATTCCATATCCGATTCGTTCGGGTtactgtgtggagttttcacaTGTTCTCACCGTGTCCATGTGGGTTCTTTCTAGGTTCTCCGTTTTGCTGCCACCTCCAAAAACCATGCTCGGTAGGTGGTTTGGCTACAGATGAATTTCCTGTGTGTCCAGCGGGTTTCCCTGCTGCATGCCTAGTGATCTCAGGATAAGCTCTGGCTCTGCCACGACCCTGATCAGAACCCTCTGAGACCACTCTTATCACAGCTGTCACTGTCTCTATATTAATCAGAACAAGTTATGGACTTGTGTTTTGCTGAAGACATAAAACGAATAGGAGACGTACCTCAGGATTATGCTCCTCTAATGTTTACCTTGCATGACCCATTTTGTCTCTTCaagaaatgtaataattatttatcTTTTGCACTATGGGGTTATTCCTCGAAGCTACCGTAGTCTTCCAGtcatttaaaatctttaaaaccaCAAGCGTTAACATACGAAATCATTTCAGCatgtttctttttaatgaacaaaatcaTCTCTGTAGGTTTCACAGTCTGTGCCGTGTGTGAGATACGGATCTAGTTATATCCACGTGTCAGGAAATACGACGTATTTAATCATACCTTCGATTACAGATGGACGTCAACACGgttatttaaaaacttttattgTTGATATTGTAAGATGATCATTTGAGAAAATAACTGTTTGTTTGTAAATGAGTTAGCTATGTTATGTACAATTCTACATACAAAACATGAAagtgatgattattattttcaaaactGATAGTCTTACttccaaccttttttttttttttttgccctgtaAGCCTTTCAAAAACAATTCAGAAACGTAGTTTGGGGTTCGTGCACCACTCTATAATAAATTCCCCTGAGACACAGTACAAGCAACACGCACTTCCTCAAACTCGATTATTGTCAGGATTGTAGTCGACGTCTGTTTCGCTGCTTGAGTGCAAACTCCACatgttcaaataaatgtaacatttgttcatttaagAGCATCTGATTTAATGAGGAAGCATTTCAGAACATACAACACTGCATACTCGtggggtttttgtttttgcctcTGGAATGAGTTGATCAAAAAGCACATGAGAAATATGGGCATGAAGGTCGGGTCCATGGCCATGAAGGTTGAGCATTCGTGTAGTTTTGAAACATGTGCTCACATGCATTTAATATCAGAGGAAAAGTAATTCTCAGGgttgtgtttttaattgtaTAGGCATGTGAACTATTTTGTAAAACCTGTCCTGCGACCCCACAGAACTGCTGGTCCTTCTCATGGATGTAATGCAGATCGTCAGTGCAAGTTATCAGTTATATCTCTCTCAAACGAACAGTTCATATGGAAGCTCAAATATGTCCTCTGAACACACATAATATGATCCTACATACATACGAGATTACAGCCTCTGGGATGATCAAGCTGTAGCGCTTTCTGATATAATTGTCCGTCATTCAGCTGGAGGGCAGAATGAGAAtcggaggggggggggggaacgtGGTGTATGGAAAGATACTAAAACCATCCCATGCCTCTTATGACTAAGAGGTGGTGGTACTGTGGCCCTAAGCCGCTATTTAAGGAAAAGTCTATTTTTAGACCGAGGCGTCTTCCTGTGTTCCTATGAAACGGCTGAATCATCAGCAGAAAAGGCCAACGACTGTTTTTAGGCTCTGCAAAATATTCTGGGAATAAAGATTATATTGTCGTCGCAGACTGACACATCAATTAAAAGTCACTGAATATTTTGTTTACTTGACTAATAAAAGTGCCTGAAGAAGGGCACATTACAGGACacctgaattaaaaaaaaaaaatccgataATTAAATACAGACGTGCTAAAGTTAAGTccaaaagtgaaataaatagtTTGAACTAAGCGACGggcaaaatgaaaaagaaaacgaCTGAACATAAAAATATGCTTGTGTGGCACATATCTGTACTATAGTTAGCAACCTGCCAGCAATCTGACCTCATGGCACACAGGAAAGAGATCACAATGGCCCGAgttgctttaaaataaaaaatattatatatgactAAACTAACACAATTGTTACAAATCAAACAGGAACAAAAAGATGTAACCCCCGGGTATTACGTCTATGGATTAGAAAtggtaaaattattattaattcgtTCTGAATTAATGCTCCCATGTGCTTAGCTAAACCATGTGTGATCCCAGAGGTCTttagaaagaggaaaaaaaaaagtaaaaaaaaataataataataattcctatGTGCACCATTTCCACTTAGCTCAACACTCATTACAAAGTACACCAACAACTCACACTGTGTCACGCTGTctaacttaacattaactgtGTATGACTTGATTATTTAGTATGTAGCACCATATATATGCCAGAATTAGCAATAGCGATTTACATGTAACAATCACATAGCATGctgtctgagattttttttttttttttaatagcaccCAAAtagagatttaaaacaaaacctgACAATGATAATGAATAAGTGCTGTAAATATGGGGTACCGACGCAGCTGAGCCAAAGTGAAGAAGGATCCACATTGTGCCACCCGATGTAAAAGATTCCCTGTGTGGTGCCGTTAAATGCCGGATGTTTGGGGTGACCAGTGTTGATCAGGTTGTTCCTGGCTGGCCACGAGTTTTCAGACTGCTGAAGTGAGCTTCTCTAAGGATGCGGTTGATATTATGGTAAGAGTCATCAGATTTGCACTGTAAGGCCACCTCTTCACCAAACTGCCCCGATGTGCTAGGGCTACAGGAATCCTCGAGGACACGCGTTCCATTTATTCGTGCAGACTCGTGGTTGAAGCCAGCTCCTGTCAGCTTCTCTGGGCTGCTAAAGCAACTGCTATCACTACTGGAAGACTGTTGAGAAGAGAAGAATACATCCTTCAATAAGGATAAGCCAAGCATGGGCTTTTACTTTATACAGGCTTTATTATCAAGTCAAGTctcttttattgtcacatcaccacagcacatgtgccttggtgagtgaaattcttaggagcaaactccagaaattgcagaatagttgtacagatatacagataaagatatagataatgagttgacatgtgaaaatgtgcaatttgctcatacatatagttagTGCAATCTCCGGTgcaatgtgtgtacaatatgtttTATTGATTAAAGCAAGGAAAAACCGATCATTGCATACTCACCTCAAAGTCCCAAACATCCTGGGCTAGCTCAGAAAAGATAGGATGACCCGGAAACCTCTTAGCTTGAGGCAGAAGTTGTTCTTCCTCAGCATCACAGCTATGATGCCGTTTTCTGTTAGGAGATGATCATACTCGTTAGTTTTCAGTGGTCAGTGGAGTAATTCACCATAACATCTTAAATTATTACACCTCAAGATATGGAGAAAGTGATTTTTCAGCCTAATCTCTATCTATAACATTTGTAGCATATGTGTGATTAGCACGGAAAACCAGTTTATTCCAAACACACAAAGTCTAATAGAAGCCTTtctatgtaaggaataaaaacacttcagtatgtgctgttaaaggaaaatgtttattgttcatttatgCATTATAGTCACAGATTAAATTCTTATGGAATATCTATGAAACAATTTACTTCTGATTTCCAGGCACATTATCGAAGCTATAaacatcatttgtttattcCATTGATTAAATTAATCGGTTCCTGTCATTATTTCCCCCTTCAGTCTTGTAGTTAGCAATTagccagaagaagaaaaaaagctccTCTGTTCGCATGTGACCAGAGACTCCTtatataaatgtgaaataaatgtctccttacaACAAAGCTTCACAAAATAAACAGATCAAACCTTTTTTAAACACGTAAATAACACGTTTTTATAAAATCCGATAATCCACAAAACTGTTCTGTATCGCTGTTCCTGTGTATTCTAatcattatattattgttatgtTTTGATGGCTACAGATGCAGCGGTCAGATTACTGTATATGCCTCATGAAGATCGCTGTTGCTTTATAATCAGGTCATATTTATTCACACAAAACCTTATTAGATATTTATAGAATAATCCACTGCAGGATTATGACTCAAATGTTGACTGAATATCTAATAATAGTCTCAGTAGCATTCGGAGTGTTCagtgtattcacacacacatcgtgTACAGTGCAAGTGTAATATCTATTAGATGtaaagacatatatatatatatgaatcataAGAGAGATAAAAGTCATTAAAGTCTTACCTGCTTTCTGGCAGCATGGGTAATCCGTGCATTTGAGAGTTAGTCCTTGAACAGGGCGGCTGTGGTTCAACAGCTCAGTGTTTTTAACTCTGAGTGCTGTTCCTCTGTGACTCTATAACCAGGAAACTAACCACACATATTCACTTCCTAATCCTAAACCCTTAAAAAGTAACCTCGACTGAAAATAGATCTGAATTGATAACCAATCAATCACTCAAtcttgttagctagctaatcCACATAGCCATGTAACCTGATTAGCAGTTATGTTTACTAACGCTTAGTGCTCAGCATAGCTAATGGCGAGACACAAAATGCActaaatatattgtgtttttaactttatttactcTCTGAATCCACgttgattataaacactatatGACACTTTCAGCCTGCTGCAGCTGGAACACCAGAATATCACAAGCTTAGTGTTTTTTAACAGACAAACAACAGGTCAAAAGCAGTCAGCTCGTTCCTGCTGACTATTGGATTTACTTTCACCCCTAAGATAAACTTGATTATGTAAACACTATAAACTAAACCACGTAGAAAACTAAACCCTAATATATACCACTTAACTGAACGGCATCGAAAGCAGCTTGCGTGACAGCTAACATTTCTCTCCAGGTAAATTTGTTTGGTGGATACTTCCGGGTTCGGCGTCGTGATGTTTTCGTGACGTAGACGCTGCgtgagaaacaaaaacaagtatcactagatagatagatagagagagagagagagagatagatagatagagagatagatcgATTAGGTATTGATTGGTGTTCATTGGGTTTAATATGTGATGTCGttttgaaataaacatttataatgcaATTAGTATGTAAATAGTTATATACAGGCGCTGCGATTGGGACTAAAATGGGTCCTTGGTTCTTGTTGCTAAGTGCGAGGTTAAATTAGTGTCTCTAAGAGAAGTTACAGTAAATGTAGGTGtttgtcatgtttatatttatcaaaCTCAAGTGACAGTCAGCATTTATTGAAGCTCAAGATGAGCTTAGGTGAGTATTAGCCTGAAAAATACTAACACgagttgttgttttctttcttacatATAaacttgtttacatttttaattccttTATGTTCAGCCCACCAAAAATGTTCCACTGTTAGTTTGGAtctaatttcttttctttttagttGAGTTTTATACACATCCAAgctatttcatttgttttgttttgttttgtttttcttaaacaGAGATATGTCCATTTTGTGGGAAGTCGTTCAAAAGGCTCAAATCACATCTGTCTTACTGCAACATGTCCCCTGGGTCTAAAACTTCCAAAGTCACTCACAAATCTAAAGAAATACCGACTACTActtttaaaccaaaaatgaaGACTACAAAagtaaatactaaaaataatgacattaatTTGAATTGCTCAACAATTAAGGCAAACTCAAAATCCACCAAATCCAGATCCAAAAATGCTGAAAAGGTGAATAAGGAActtttacaaaacatctccGCACTCACAAGCACCGCTTCCAAGATACTATCCACAGAAGGAACGAACACAGACACATCGAAGCCCAAAACCAAATGGCTTGcaaaaagagagcaagagatgtTAAAACAAGCTAAACTTAAAACACAGACTAGAATCAAGTTCACTTCAGTTTCTCAGCAGGAAAAATATAGcggtaaaatatttaaaaccccAGTAAAAGACACACATTTATCAGCGAAAGAAATTGTCAGTGGGCAGAATCAGCTTACAGGAACTAATTTGACTTCTCAACTAACAATCAACGATATCAACTGCAGTGTGTCAGATCCTTTACAAAGAGTTCCCTGGACCACAGGCTGTCAGGATAAGCAAAGTATTCCAGCGGACCAGACACAAATTAGTCCAAAGTCTAACCAAAGTCTGACCAAAGAATATAAAGAACAAGGTGTGTCTACATTTCAAACTAAGACTTGTGTGTGGGACCACATTAAACATGGACTTTATAGAAGGAGATACGACATCGTTCCCATGTTATTTCCCATAGTTTCAGCACACAAAGTATCTTTTGCCAAGTGTGTAAACACTTTAGAGTCTGTACTCAAGCCTCATACAGGGAATGATCAAAACACTACTATGAAGACTTCCCCTGGAGAGTTTCCTATTTTGCAAACCTCTGTCCAAAGACCAGTTGAAGACATGCTCGGCTCACGATTACAAAACACGTCCATTCTGCCATACGCGCCTGAGATGGAAACAGGTTATGGTGGAACATTTTTCTGCTCACCTGATTCAGAAATCTCctcaaatgaaaatgtattgatGAAGTGCCAAACCTCCAAGCTTTCATCACAGAGACAAGGTAGAGTATCCTTGTTAGTAAAAGACCACTTTAATAATATTAGGTATGTGACTGCTATATTACAGAGCATCTATGTAATGCAGCTCTATCAGctactgaaatatatttacttGCATCCTGTTTGCCTTAGAAACCCTAAAGGTATTGATAATGAACACTAGGTTTAGCTTTGCTCTACACACGTAAATGAACTATTTACCTGTTGAATTCTATAATACATTCATCAACTTGTTTTTAGATtaagattttattatataatatagtcTGTAATAACAATAACCGTAACAGCACAGTGCACACTGTGAACAAATTCTCTCGTGGAGATTTCTGGAGCTTCTGTATTTGTCCGGGCAGGTTTAATGACAGAGCTGAGACTTGGAGATGTGAGATTGAATGAGCTTACTTCTTGGCTTGGTGCACAAACACCAAAATCAACCAGGGAGGCTGTGacaatgtttaataaaggtATATTTCCATTTATATTTTGGAAAATGATTCTATATGAGTTGCTATAGACAACGTGTGCATGAATTTACTCAAAGATCTGTAAGGTTGACGGTTTTCCGACAGTCTGATGTttgtgactgactgacagcaTCACTCGCATACTGTGTGAGGTTCCCCAAGATAGTGTTACACTTTCAATGATTCaagcactttatatatatatatagtcgtACAAATGCACTTATCCTACggatgtgttttaaatgtttagatGCATCTCCTGATTCTTTTCATGCCTTTTTGATAAGCTTCTAACTAATTTTCTGTACCTCCACATCTACCAGGTTGGCAGTGGTATTACAGGAAGTACATTGATGTGCAAAAAGGAGGAATTGGTGGGATTGCAATGCTGATTGGTAGCTACTGTATCTTGGGGTACATTTGGAGTTACCCCCATATCAGtaagatcattttaaatatcatttaatcTTGAATGGTGTATACAAGTATAAGAATACTATTTGTCTGTGATAATTTAATGTGTGCTTCCTGTgtgttctgttgtttttgtagAAAAAGACCGCTGGAGGAAGTACCATTAGAGTATTTGGTGGACATTTTTCAACTGTACTGATGCCAGAGTTTTGCAATATGTGCATCGCAATACTTGTACACTAGATATTTATACAgtcatttatttgacatttttaatacataatGAATTTTTGTTACAAACTTAATTATTACTTAAGAAATATGTTTAAACTGTGAAAGAAACCATTCACTGACATCCATCCATGTATTTAGGGTGATGTCAGACATGCCcaaaataatattctttttctatttattttttaaatgtatgcaGAATGTAGTGCACTTACATACTTTAGATATGCTTTTGTTTTAAAAGTCATGGTGTCTAATTTGTTTGCAGAACTGGTGTGAAAATTGTACAGGAAATGTTTCGTcgtccacccccccccccccccccttcaatTTAAGACGCACATTATTCTGTTGTTAACTAATAAACGCTAAATGTCAGTATTTAAATAGTAGATACTTTAAACAGTTTTGGTAACAAAAGAACCATGTACCACATGAAGTATCTGTTGTATTCAAAGTGAATTTAATATTGATTGATCTTTGTTGTTGTAGTGAGcacaaattaaacattaattcaATATCTGACCATATATTTTGATTTCACATAATCAAGTTATACCcaacataaaaaataacttCCTCGTTTCGTTTTCCATACTTTTCTtacaaaaattataaatattttt is a genomic window of Tachysurus fulvidraco isolate hzauxx_2018 chromosome 8, HZAU_PFXX_2.0, whole genome shotgun sequence containing:
- the tepsin gene encoding AP-4 complex accessory subunit tepsin isoform X2, translated to MATLMERLAFLQKMPTLMKATADDEAPCPGFLFEEIGKISHESPGCCQCLLEYLLERLQVESCHVKIKVRKQIEQVLKILLHLCGHSPPHFVTEMRRNATFIQEVTVYSGPPDSVHGNALFQKVRVSAQELASVLFSDMMSSGSGVFPCKAAAPTTGMGSEYLRAGMLGFGNSPVRKSFSSVGILDKIQKAAEVVASAVLPPTEHPGIRLHDNHYRAVVAPSAVVEVAVPACAYSVPSHSCKVSHRCPGRASGGWEETGSGHSSSHNSSLENEPVVHTSVRGSSKSTDTGSHSGGSGESGDNVSERVEAVHLGDCGQEMALISRLTNGSTIFLSRNESQRFVKECSTLNCEVVVELLCNKLQDPSQTIQMRALCGLACLMCTDLLSLEQIFSVTHERLNQLSKGTAGPVTNKATKLLRQFEALLGSSSEVTKRDVAACSESSTSPHSDQPLNPSFTSPFLSTPLNAAVKKLSSRSDSQALSAGQEDQEGVSTDSESIRKERIVLESEDRTTDPRQSSESCVNHPRLSLFSGMELINRGKPVCLVEPVLVETDTQTRDDITMVMEKSSERTAEPSSPSSAAQMSAFSFLNL
- the tepsin gene encoding AP-4 complex accessory subunit tepsin isoform X1, which codes for MATLMERLAFLQKMPTLMKATADDEAPCPGFLFEEIGKISHESPGCCQCLLEYLLERLQVESCHVKIKVRKQIEQVVMVLKILLHLCGHSPPHFVTEMRRNATFIQEVTVYSGPPDSVHGNALFQKVRVSAQELASVLFSDMMSSGSGVFPCKAAAPTTGMGSEYLRAGMLGFGNSPVRKSFSSVGILDKIQKAAEVVASAVLPPTEHPGIRLHDNHYRAVVAPSAVVEVAVPACAYSVPSHSCKVSHRCPGRASGGWEETGSGHSSSHNSSLENEPVVHTSVRGSSKSTDTGSHSGGSGESGDNVSERVEAVHLGDCGQEMALISRLTNGSTIFLSRNESQRFVKECSTLNCEVVVELLCNKLQDPSQTIQMRALCGLACLMCTDLLSLEQIFSVTHERLNQLSKGTAGPVTNKATKLLRQFEALLGSSSEVTKRDVAACSESSTSPHSDQPLNPSFTSPFLSTPLNAAVKKLSSRSDSQALSAGQEDQEGVSTDSESIRKERIVLESEDRTTDPRQSSESCVNHPRLSLFSGMELINRGKPVCLVEPVLVETDTQTRDDITMVMEKSSERTAEPSSPSSAAQMSAFSFLNL
- the tepsin gene encoding AP-4 complex accessory subunit tepsin isoform X3, translating into MATLMERLAFLQKMPTLMKATADDEAPCPGFLFEEIGKISHESPGCCQCLLEYLLERLQVESCHVKIKVLKILLHLCGHSPPHFVTEMRRNATFIQEVTVYSGPPDSVHGNALFQKVRVSAQELASVLFSDMMSSGSGVFPCKAAAPTTGMGSEYLRAGMLGFGNSPVRKSFSSVGILDKIQKAAEVVASAVLPPTEHPGIRLHDNHYRAVVAPSAVVEVAVPACAYSVPSHSCKVSHRCPGRASGGWEETGSGHSSSHNSSLENEPVVHTSVRGSSKSTDTGSHSGGSGESGDNVSERVEAVHLGDCGQEMALISRLTNGSTIFLSRNESQRFVKECSTLNCEVVVELLCNKLQDPSQTIQMRALCGLACLMCTDLLSLEQIFSVTHERLNQLSKGTAGPVTNKATKLLRQFEALLGSSSEVTKRDVAACSESSTSPHSDQPLNPSFTSPFLSTPLNAAVKKLSSRSDSQALSAGQEDQEGVSTDSESIRKERIVLESEDRTTDPRQSSESCVNHPRLSLFSGMELINRGKPVCLVEPVLVETDTQTRDDITMVMEKSSERTAEPSSPSSAAQMSAFSFLNL
- the si:dkey-21c1.1 gene encoding uncharacterized protein si:dkey-21c1.1; this translates as MHGLPMLPESRKRHHSCDAEEEQLLPQAKRFPGHPIFSELAQDVWDFESSSSDSSCFSSPEKLTGAGFNHESARINGTRVLEDSCSPSTSGQFGEEVALQCKSDDSYHNINRILREAHFSSLKTRGQPGTT